In Temnothorax longispinosus isolate EJ_2023e chromosome 2, Tlon_JGU_v1, whole genome shotgun sequence, one DNA window encodes the following:
- the LOC139808603 gene encoding BRISC complex subunit FAM175B isoform X2, producing the protein MADGDLLVTISGTALSLLFYENVRSVGEQMGFLLGEVLEFIVKTYTDSDNQVETVKIHINVETIVTCPLVDLLHDSTGRVNKEKLKDFVRDKSKQVIGWFHFRRNTSSLMPTMRDKILHKQFASHFSENNCREDFFLTCLLNASTSETHGTHKFRHVFLRHKRGMFEPIPLRINNLGDDASRHDGSDYKPTPVRKATRAPDGFTELIESLRLDTTRTSGLESAMMIQKAAERHLMSLIPKVCESELEVAELERQVRELKDKIAAQQLTRKTKVNGESYERTSKASRENCFSEKIDSSTKDEMKIGDEMRFQREHTPSCAQPVTSNSRTPCRNTAACIAKSIVSQEKNRRLGRNSLQEDSNQQQKSSFANSRRPGIPEIITESICQEGSETSMGRGRGSGRGNPEFTPGMKKVRRSPGTPQVHSTRERSITPEQDFSDAECSAAVSLSSSVLRSYQVVKKRSPNKCTTLDI; encoded by the exons ATGGCGGACGGCGACTTGCTCGTCACTATTTCGGGCACGGCGCTTTCGCTGCTGTTCTACGAAAATGTGCGCAGCGTCGGCGAGCAG ATGGGCTTCCTCCTCGGAGAGGTGCTCGAATTCATCGTCAAGACCTATACCGATTCCGACAATCAAGTGGAGACCGTCAAGATTCACATTA ACGTGGAGACCATTGTGACGTGTCCCCTGGTGGATCTTTTACACGACTCCACCGGCCGGGTCAACAAGGAGAAATTGAAGGATTTTGTGCGTGACAAGAGCAAGCAGGTTATTGGTTGGTTCCACTTCCGCAGAAATACTAGTAGCTTGATGCCGACGATGAGGGACAAGATACTGCATAAGCAATTTGCCTCGCACTTCTCCGAGAACAATTGCAGGGAAGACTTCTTCCTCACTTGCCTCCTCAACGCCTCCACCTCCGAAACACACGGTACCCACAAGTTTCGACATGTGTTCCTAAGGCATAAGCGAGG GATGTTTGAGCCGATTCCTCTGAGAATAAACAATCTGGGTGACGATGCATCCAGACATGATGGTTCAGATTATAAGCCAACACCTGTTAGAAAAGCCACGCGCGCACCAGATGGCTTCACCGAACTGATAGAATCATTGAG ATTGGACACGACGAGAACAAGTGGATTAGAGTCCGCCATGATGATCCAGAAGGCGGCCGAACGGCATCTGATGTCACTGATTCCGAAAGTGTGCGAGAGCGAGCTGGAAGTGGCCGAATTGGAGAGGCAAGTGCGCGAACTGAAAGACAAGATCGCAGCGCAGCAATTGACCAGAAAAACGAAGGTGAACGGTGAGAGCTACGAGAGGACCTCTAAAGCAAGCAGGGAGAATTGTTTTTCAGAGAAAATCGATTCCTCGACGAAAGATGAGATGAAAATTGGAGATGAAATGCGTTTCCAAAGGGAACACACCCCGTCCTGC GCCCAGCCAGTTACCTCTAATAGCCGGACACCGTGCCGCAATACCGCCGCCTGCATCGCTAAAAGTATCGTAAGCCAGGAAAAAAATCGCCGTTTAGGACGCAACAGCCTGCAAGAAGATAGCAACCAACAGCAAAAATCCTCCTTTGCTAACAGCAGGCGTCCCGGAATTCCGGAAATTATCACCGAGTCGATCTGCCAGGAAGGTAGCGAGACAAGTATGGGTAGAGGTAGAGGAAGCGGTCGAGGTAATCCTGAATTCACGCCGGGAATGAAGAAAGTACGTCGTAGTCCAGGTACACCCCAGGTGCATTCCACCCGGGAGAGAAGCATCACTCCGGAACAGGATTTCTCTGACGCCGAGTGTTCTGCTGCCGTATCCCTTAGCTCCTCTGTTCTCAG GTCTTACCAGGTAGTAAAAAAGAGAAGTCCGAATAAATGCACAACATTGGACATTTGA
- the LOC139808603 gene encoding BRISC complex subunit FAM175B isoform X1, translating to MADGDLLVTISGTALSLLFYENVRSVGEQMGFLLGEVLEFIVKTYTDSDNQVETVKIHINVETIVTCPLVDLLHDSTGRVNKEKLKDFVRDKSKQVIGWFHFRRNTSSLMPTMRDKILHKQFASHFSENNCREDFFLTCLLNASTSETHGTHKFRHVFLRHKRGMFEPIPLRINNLGDDASRHDGSDYKPTPVRKATRAPDGFTELIESLRHIFFRLDTTRTSGLESAMMIQKAAERHLMSLIPKVCESELEVAELERQVRELKDKIAAQQLTRKTKVNGESYERTSKASRENCFSEKIDSSTKDEMKIGDEMRFQREHTPSCAQPVTSNSRTPCRNTAACIAKSIVSQEKNRRLGRNSLQEDSNQQQKSSFANSRRPGIPEIITESICQEGSETSMGRGRGSGRGNPEFTPGMKKVRRSPGTPQVHSTRERSITPEQDFSDAECSAAVSLSSSVLRSYQVVKKRSPNKCTTLDI from the exons ATGGCGGACGGCGACTTGCTCGTCACTATTTCGGGCACGGCGCTTTCGCTGCTGTTCTACGAAAATGTGCGCAGCGTCGGCGAGCAG ATGGGCTTCCTCCTCGGAGAGGTGCTCGAATTCATCGTCAAGACCTATACCGATTCCGACAATCAAGTGGAGACCGTCAAGATTCACATTA ACGTGGAGACCATTGTGACGTGTCCCCTGGTGGATCTTTTACACGACTCCACCGGCCGGGTCAACAAGGAGAAATTGAAGGATTTTGTGCGTGACAAGAGCAAGCAGGTTATTGGTTGGTTCCACTTCCGCAGAAATACTAGTAGCTTGATGCCGACGATGAGGGACAAGATACTGCATAAGCAATTTGCCTCGCACTTCTCCGAGAACAATTGCAGGGAAGACTTCTTCCTCACTTGCCTCCTCAACGCCTCCACCTCCGAAACACACGGTACCCACAAGTTTCGACATGTGTTCCTAAGGCATAAGCGAGG GATGTTTGAGCCGATTCCTCTGAGAATAAACAATCTGGGTGACGATGCATCCAGACATGATGGTTCAGATTATAAGCCAACACCTGTTAGAAAAGCCACGCGCGCACCAGATGGCTTCACCGAACTGATAGAATCATTGAG ACATATATTCTTTAGATTGGACACGACGAGAACAAGTGGATTAGAGTCCGCCATGATGATCCAGAAGGCGGCCGAACGGCATCTGATGTCACTGATTCCGAAAGTGTGCGAGAGCGAGCTGGAAGTGGCCGAATTGGAGAGGCAAGTGCGCGAACTGAAAGACAAGATCGCAGCGCAGCAATTGACCAGAAAAACGAAGGTGAACGGTGAGAGCTACGAGAGGACCTCTAAAGCAAGCAGGGAGAATTGTTTTTCAGAGAAAATCGATTCCTCGACGAAAGATGAGATGAAAATTGGAGATGAAATGCGTTTCCAAAGGGAACACACCCCGTCCTGC GCCCAGCCAGTTACCTCTAATAGCCGGACACCGTGCCGCAATACCGCCGCCTGCATCGCTAAAAGTATCGTAAGCCAGGAAAAAAATCGCCGTTTAGGACGCAACAGCCTGCAAGAAGATAGCAACCAACAGCAAAAATCCTCCTTTGCTAACAGCAGGCGTCCCGGAATTCCGGAAATTATCACCGAGTCGATCTGCCAGGAAGGTAGCGAGACAAGTATGGGTAGAGGTAGAGGAAGCGGTCGAGGTAATCCTGAATTCACGCCGGGAATGAAGAAAGTACGTCGTAGTCCAGGTACACCCCAGGTGCATTCCACCCGGGAGAGAAGCATCACTCCGGAACAGGATTTCTCTGACGCCGAGTGTTCTGCTGCCGTATCCCTTAGCTCCTCTGTTCTCAG GTCTTACCAGGTAGTAAAAAAGAGAAGTCCGAATAAATGCACAACATTGGACATTTGA